A window of Quercus robur chromosome 12, dhQueRobu3.1, whole genome shotgun sequence genomic DNA:
TGACTGAATGATCCCCAATAACTTAAAGTATCAGAGCTAGGAAATTCTACGTACCTTGGAGAAGATGAGGCTTTGTGCTTATATAGTAGTTTAGAGCTAACCAAGATCCCATAAATGTAGGATCTTCCCTTGTAGGGAAGATATGGAGTTGATGTTTCTCGATCATTGGGCCTAGTTTCTCATATTTGGAGGATATGAATATGTAAAATCATATTTGGAGGATATGAATATGTAAAAAGATCTTTGAGCATGGTGTGCAAGTTCTTTCCATATCATGAAGACATAGGAGTGTAGGATACGCAAACGGCATGGAACTAAGTATACGTAGTCATCGATATGATGATGGTCATTGGCACCACAAGGAGACGAAGGAGTCATGTTGTCTTTCTCAAGTCCCCTAAGGCATGGGAGGCATGACGATCCCTTAGGAGACTGGCGTCTATAATCCTGACAACTCAAACAGAGCTTTGACTAGGCAAACAAGGTGACTAACATGTTGGTGACCGACTACACCTTTAGAGGCAAAATATCCTTTAGTGGCCAAAGACCCTTTAGTGGCCAAAGACCCTTCAATGGCTGAAGATACTTTTGGTGATTGAAGACTCTTTTGGGGAGCTCATAATGCTTTTGGTGATCGAAAACTCTCTTAGAGACCGAAGACTCTTTCAAAGACTAAAGATGCTTTTGGCCACCGAAGACTCTAAAGTGTTAGAAAAATATTCGGGATGGTGAAAATGTTCTCTATCAGTAAAAAACGTACCAAATTAAATGAAGAGTTCAACTCTTCATTGTCTATATATTAAGGGCCTAAATCATGGTAAAATATACAATTTCATATGAAATTCTCTTTAATAGAAACTTTGGAATTGCTGtttgttattgttgattttgttaTATCGTGGAGGTGAACTGTTCTTAACTTGATAGCAAACTTTGGGTGAAACTAGAAAACAATTGATACACAACTCAAATTCATACTATCAAAAATATCTTTTTGATCATTGCTTCATACTCATGTTATTCAATTGCTTTAATAACCATGACTTTAAAGGTAAAGTGGTTATATTTCCGATATCCATGTCTCTTAtacactatatataaaataaataaaataaaaacccaagaAATCCCTTAGGGTATGTTTAATTGAAGGTGAAAAAGGGTGGATGGAAAATTAATGAGAGAAAATAGGGGAGAAAATAGAAGTGGGTGTTGTTTGGTAAGGAGAGaaggggaggaaattttttagtAGGGCCCAGGCATTTTCCACCTGGGCCTACAAAAAATTTATCTCAccaatttggagagaaaacaagCATGGAAAGCTTGTTACTTGCCCAATTACCGAATTGCCCCAATTTAAGTCTCACCTACACTCCTACAACATTTGAAATACATCGATATCTCTCTCCCAATCGcttctcttttgtttcttttgcaCAAGCACAACCATAACCACAACCATGTGAAACAATCAAACAACAATATGTCCAGCTCTAGGTTTGTTATTTCTTtgccaagtttttttttttttttttttttgagccactaagaggctgtttggatgaatttttttatcactcaatttccatcactcatcactcattactTAATTTTTCACACCCtttttggcaccatcactcactttccatcactcatcactcattactcatcactcatcacttaatttTTCACACCTGTTTGGCACAATCACTCActttccatcactcaatatttttcacactatttgtgggtcCCATAACTATCACTCgatgtagcttttttttttttttagtacccaaactcactgaatccagtaaaattaaaaaattaaaaaattaaaaaaaaaaaaagaagaagaagaagagaaagaactgaacccagaaaaacccagtcaaaaaaagaacccagtgaaagaacaaaaaaaaaaaaaaaaaaaaaagaactgaaCCCAGTGAAGAATGTGAAGAAGCCActagtgtgaaaggaaaaagaaaaaaaaaaaaaaaaagaacatgaagaacacaCGCATTGaacccaatgaaaaaaaaaaaaaaaagatggtcaAAAGTTGTGGCTCTGACTGATAGTAGGTCCCTGCATGTAGTGttatttacggaaatgccattgagttatgagttatggaaactgaaaatagctaaaatgtgttttcagtttccataactcataattcaaaaatcaaataattaagtGATGGAAACGGAGTTATGGAAATAGAATTTTCGTGCGCCAAACGGATATTgagctatgggtcccaccattttttagttatgagttatggaaactgagaattgagttacgGAAACAGGCTATCCAAACAGTCtttaatatatcatatataataataaaggaaaataatataatgagtacaaaaataataattaatatattatattacatataatgttattttgttaattttaattattaataattaatattttcttcttctttaatgagtacaaagaaattatatattttttataacacgCATTAAGGgaaaattaaatcttttttatccttccactttttcatCCTTCTAATCAAACGGTCCCTTAACGTATAATGACTTTCACCCTAGTTGTAGCTACACAAAAATGCCAAGTAATTTCTTCCAGATGAGTACAGATTATTCTAGGGGaagaaccaaaaataaaaataaataaataaacaaaaaaaggttTATAGGGTGAGTGATTTGTATGATATGGGCATGGTTTTGGTGCCATTATTTAACCTTAGGCTTGCAGAATATCGAACAAACATTCCATAGACATTGAGAAAGTTGAAAGCTCATTCCGAACGAACAATGGAGAGTATGTCGAGTACCAATTAACaagaagaaaactttgttccttAAACATTAAGGTACTTGTCAAAACAAATTATTACAATCATTTTATTATATGGTAAATCAAAAATATGACAAACCATTCCATTTCTATTTTACGCCTATTCCATACTAATATTCCAACAACTCAGTAGTGAAAAACTGTCACATTCCACCTGATGATTGCATTAGAATTGGGAATGTCAAGAAAAACAGTCTCCAAAGTAGCATAACCACGAGCCAACCTGAATAACCCGGTTCCTGAAACCACGGATACCTCCCTATACTTTAGGTAGAACCTGTCTGCCCCTTGTATTTCTAAGGTGCTACCATTGTACTCCTTGTTGGTGAACACAAATGACATCAATAGATGCAAATCAGAGCCATCCAATGCTGAGTTCACGTAAATTCCATGAGCCCTTCCAACCTCAGATGAGTTCCTTTCAATAGCCACTGTCAACTTATCATCCGTGGCAAAGATCGTTCCGAACCCAAGGATCCACCACCGCTTGTGGGGGATGCCAGCGACTGGGGTGGCAGTGGCATTGGCGCCCGTCTCCCAATCTTGCATGTAGAACACCATGTTGGTTTCTTTGAGCTTTTGGAACTGGTACTTTGAGGCTTCAGTGGATGTGGCTAGAGCTAGGAGGAACACGAAAGACAAGGTGACAATTTTAGTTGCCATTGTGGATTGAGCTAACTAAAATGGCAATCAATTAAGCTCTTAGAGGGTGAATGAagttgattgtgtgatgtggtGATGAATGGTGAGGGTGCAAGGGGTTCTATATATAAtgctggagagagagagaatatatcTACGTCACGTGCGCACGCCGGCTTGGTAACTGATTGATTTTCCATGTTAGAGTTGGGTTAGTATACTTTGGAAGTTTATGACTGAATTGTATGAGTTTGGTAGGTCAGAGCAAGTtggaattaaaaattattttcttagcaGGTGGGATGATTCATTTCACATGTCCATAGTTAATTATTGGCCAAATATCATTAACCAATGCTAAGAACACAGCATACCACACCATTTTTGTCATAATTCATCAAATGATGAGTTGTTGTGAACGTTGAAAATATGAATCAATATGAGTTCATTTTCACTCCTATTTTAACAAGGTGTGGCAATAATTATGTAATAAGTTGTGTCTCTAAtatttatcataattatttttagttcaATCATTTTGTATTGCATGTCATACATATGTAAAAGCCTATGTGCTAATTGGTTGGCTGATCTGTGCGTTTCTGCTAGTAAAACCTACATTATTCAAGTTCAACTCAATGTTACACGTAAATTATCGTAGAAACAAATGTCAGGCATCGACAATAAAacatgatataaaaaaaatatcgattgatttttagaattgagGGAAAATATAGTGGCAAACTATTGAAATCCGCATCATGTTCTATATAAAATGCTTAATCCAAAGTTCATCGATCTCAAACCAAAGTTACCCATCTGGCGGGCGCCCAACAACTTTGAAAGTTAATCAAAGTTCTTTCGAAACTTTCATGAGCTACTTTGACTTCTTGTTTACTGTTATAGTCTTATAGTAGCAACTGCCTACATTGATGCCCACCACatgttattaaattttttttatttaaatatgacACACATGCCTAATCCATTACAGTTTTGTGTCTATCCAAAAAATCATGCAAGCACCTACCTAGGCAGTGTAGGCACTTTCCAGGAAACGATGAAACGAAAATACCCTCCAATACCCAAAATCACTGCTTATACCAGCTTAAGATTTtaatattattcaaaaaaaaaaaaaagagcttaagATTCTAATATTATTTGGAAAAActtaaaactattaaaaatttaagattGTTTAAATAAACACAAGTCAACATCGAATTCCTCACAAAATTggactctatatatatatatatatatatatatttagttcatttttttattcaacgtAATTGAATTTGTTCAAGAACTATTTTGATTatcttaatttttctcatttatagTAGACATTATAACTGAAACTTTTTACCGCTCACAAGTctacaataaataataataatcactgACACCAAATGACATTAATACAACACTCTTTTTAGAAAATGTGTAGACAAAGCCTAAATTTTATAGTACCATGTACATTATTATAACTTTTGTCACAAGTATTTTACATGTTAAATTGTGATTGACTATCTGTTACTTTTATATGAATCCATCACTTTTTTTCACCATTTATAATTTACCATGTGAATAGTTGTGATACAAATTATGTCATTTGAGTCGTATcaataaataattcttttttttttttgagagaatcaataaataattcttaaaaATTGCTGATGTAAGAAAGATAGTGGGTAAGTGTTAATCTCATTTATAAAACATTCTTTATAGGGTAAGATTGCTAATAAGGTTAAGAGAGGTTAGGTGGGAATGGACAAGTATACATGCTTTGTTATAATTAAACGAATGATGTCAGGGATAATACATCATCAATTAGTGGGAAAAAAGTGTGACCCTAAGTGTCTGTAAgataaacaaacatatatatcatCAGAAGCCCACATTA
This region includes:
- the LOC126708340 gene encoding dirigent protein 22-like produces the protein MATKIVTLSFVFLLALATSTEASKYQFQKLKETNMVFYMQDWETGANATATPVAGIPHKRWWILGFGTIFATDDKLTVAIERNSSEVGRAHGIYVNSALDGSDLHLLMSFVFTNKEYNGSTLEIQGADRFYLKYREVSVVSGTGLFRLARGYATLETVFLDIPNSNAIIRWNVTVFHY